The following proteins are co-located in the Bordetella bronchialis genome:
- the hutC gene encoding histidine utilization repressor translates to MPTATRDLPLPPYARIKQHIVEQIDAGRWTVNDQVPSENQLAAQFEVSRMTARRAILELTQEGILVRSQGLGTFVAEQKPALPVLEVRNIAEEIAQRGHRYANRVLQLERVTAPEGIATALALSIDKSVYHSLILHLDNDVPVQLEDRYVNPRVAPDYIDQDFSRETPNAYLSRVAPLTAVEHTIEAILPDARVAGWLELKGPQACLQVLRRTWSGDDVVTFARLIHPGDRYRLTGHAVISTRSATAKISGDQAQ, encoded by the coding sequence ATGCCTACCGCCACCCGCGACCTTCCGCTGCCGCCCTATGCCCGGATCAAGCAGCACATCGTCGAACAGATCGACGCGGGACGCTGGACGGTCAACGACCAGGTCCCGTCGGAGAACCAGCTGGCCGCGCAGTTCGAGGTGTCGCGCATGACGGCGCGGCGCGCCATCCTGGAGCTGACGCAGGAAGGCATCCTGGTGCGCAGCCAGGGCCTGGGCACCTTCGTCGCGGAGCAAAAACCCGCGCTGCCGGTCCTGGAGGTGCGCAACATCGCGGAAGAAATCGCCCAGCGCGGCCACCGCTACGCCAACCGTGTCCTGCAGCTGGAGCGCGTCACCGCGCCGGAGGGCATCGCCACCGCGCTTGCCCTGTCCATCGACAAGTCGGTCTACCACTCCTTGATCCTGCACCTGGACAACGACGTGCCGGTGCAGCTGGAAGACCGCTACGTCAATCCGCGCGTCGCCCCGGACTACATCGACCAGGACTTCAGCCGCGAAACGCCCAACGCCTACCTGAGCCGCGTCGCGCCGCTGACGGCGGTCGAACACACCATCGAAGCCATTCTTCCCGATGCGCGCGTGGCGGGCTGGCTGGAACTGAAAGGTCCGCAAGCCTGCCTGCAGGTGCTGCGCCGCACCTGGTCGGGCGATGACGTCGTGACGTTCGCCCGCCTGATCCATCCCGGCGACCGCTACCGCCTGACCGGCCACGCCGTCATATCGACGCGATCCGCCACCGCCAAGATTTCCGGAGACCAAGCCCAATGA
- the hutU gene encoding urocanate hydratase, translating to MNAPASSRLDPSRAIRAPRGSTLTCKNWLIEAAYRMIQNNLDAEVAEHPEQLVVYGGIGRAARDWPSFDKILEVLRRLQPDETLLVQSGKPVGVFKTHEDAPRVLLANSNLVPHWATWEHFHELDRKGLMMYGQMTAGSWIYIGSQGIVQGTYETFYAVANRHFGGDPKGRWILTAGLGGMGGAQPLAATMAGFSMIAVECDESRIDFRLRTRYIDVKARTLDEALALLDEARKNGRALSIGLLGNAADVLARMVERGITPDCVTDQTSAHDPLNGYLPQGWTMEEWKARRATEPDAVVRAAKQSMAGHVQAMLTLQERGAATLDYGNNIRQMALEMGVRNAFDFPGFVPAYIRPLFCEGIGPFRWAALSGDPEDIYKTDAKVKALIPHDKHLHNWLDMARERIAFQGLPARICWVGVRDRARLGLAFNEMVRTGELSAPVVIGRDHLDSGSVASPNRETESMRDGSDAVSDWPLLNALLNTAGGATWVSLHHGGGVGMGFSQHAGVVIVCDGTDAAARRIARVLHNDPATGVMRHADAGYEEAIACARDAGLDLPMLGR from the coding sequence ATGAACGCACCCGCATCTTCCCGCCTGGACCCGTCGCGCGCCATCCGCGCGCCGCGGGGCAGCACGCTGACCTGCAAGAACTGGCTGATCGAAGCCGCCTATCGCATGATCCAGAACAACCTGGATGCGGAAGTCGCCGAACATCCCGAACAACTGGTGGTATACGGGGGCATCGGCCGCGCCGCGCGGGATTGGCCATCGTTCGACAAAATCCTGGAGGTGCTGCGCCGCCTGCAGCCCGACGAAACCCTGCTGGTCCAGTCGGGCAAGCCAGTCGGCGTTTTCAAGACCCACGAGGACGCGCCGCGCGTGCTGCTGGCGAACTCCAACCTGGTGCCGCACTGGGCCACCTGGGAGCATTTCCACGAGCTGGACCGCAAGGGCCTGATGATGTACGGGCAGATGACGGCCGGCAGCTGGATCTATATCGGCTCGCAGGGCATCGTCCAGGGCACTTACGAAACCTTCTACGCCGTGGCCAACCGCCACTTCGGCGGCGATCCCAAGGGCCGCTGGATCCTGACGGCGGGCCTGGGCGGCATGGGCGGCGCGCAGCCCCTGGCCGCGACCATGGCGGGCTTCAGCATGATCGCGGTGGAATGCGACGAGTCGCGCATCGACTTCCGCCTGCGTACCCGCTATATCGATGTCAAGGCGCGCACGCTGGACGAAGCGCTGGCCTTGCTGGACGAGGCCCGTAAGAACGGCCGCGCGCTGTCCATCGGCCTGCTGGGCAACGCCGCCGACGTGCTGGCGCGGATGGTGGAGCGCGGCATTACGCCGGACTGCGTCACGGACCAGACCTCCGCGCACGACCCCTTGAACGGCTACCTGCCCCAGGGCTGGACCATGGAGGAATGGAAAGCGCGCCGCGCCACCGAGCCGGATGCCGTGGTGCGCGCCGCCAAGCAATCCATGGCGGGCCACGTGCAAGCCATGCTGACGCTGCAGGAACGCGGCGCCGCCACGCTGGACTACGGCAACAACATCCGCCAGATGGCGCTGGAGATGGGCGTCCGCAATGCCTTCGATTTCCCGGGCTTCGTGCCGGCCTACATCCGGCCCCTGTTCTGCGAAGGCATCGGGCCTTTCCGCTGGGCCGCGCTGTCGGGCGACCCGGAGGACATCTACAAGACGGACGCCAAGGTCAAGGCGCTGATTCCGCACGACAAGCACCTGCACAACTGGCTGGACATGGCGCGCGAGCGCATCGCCTTCCAGGGCCTGCCCGCCCGCATCTGCTGGGTGGGCGTGCGCGATCGCGCGCGGCTGGGCCTGGCATTCAACGAGATGGTCCGCACGGGCGAGCTGAGCGCGCCCGTGGTCATCGGCCGCGATCACCTGGACTCCGGATCGGTAGCCAGCCCCAACCGGGAGACCGAATCCATGCGCGATGGCTCGGACGCCGTGTCCGATTGGCCGCTGCTCAATGCCCTGCTGAACACCGCGGGCGGCGCCACCTGGGTGTCCCTGCACCATGGCGGCGGCGTGGGCATGGGCTTCTCGCAGCATGCGGGCGTGGTCATCGTCTGCGACGGCACGGATGCGGCCGCGCGCCGCATCGCCCGGGTGCTGCACAACGATCCGGCCACGGGTGTGATGCGCCATGCGGATGCCGGCTATGAAGAAGCGATCGCCTGCGCGCGCGACGCGGGGCTGGACCTGCCCATGCTGGGCCGCTGA
- a CDS encoding Bug family tripartite tricarboxylate transporter substrate binding protein, with translation MKLSLSLRLAAAAAGAYLAAASLPAHAADAAYPSKPVTIIVPFGAGGVADAIPRIVGQKLNEMWGVPVIIENRPGASGNLGMGQVARAAADGYTLGLAPAGNLTVNPLLYTNLNFDTAQAFAPVTLLATSPNILVVNPSVPAKDFKSFVAYAKTRPGKLNFASPGAGSGAHLAGELLNQSAGLSTMHIPYNGMAPAVTDVVAGNVDMMFAGVSTVLPFIRGGKLNALAIAGPHRLPQLPDVPTVAESGYPGFDVTSWYGIVAPAKTPAAVLQKIQRDIATVLQDPAVRQKFADQGVEPASTSTQEFAAMIQNESRKWADIVKTAGIKPIQ, from the coding sequence ATGAAATTGTCTCTGAGCCTGCGCCTGGCGGCTGCCGCCGCCGGCGCCTACCTTGCGGCGGCGAGCCTGCCGGCGCATGCGGCCGACGCCGCGTATCCGTCCAAGCCCGTCACCATCATCGTGCCCTTCGGCGCGGGCGGCGTGGCCGACGCGATTCCGCGCATCGTCGGGCAGAAGCTCAACGAGATGTGGGGCGTGCCGGTCATTATCGAGAACCGGCCGGGCGCCTCCGGCAACCTGGGCATGGGGCAAGTGGCGCGTGCCGCGGCCGACGGCTACACGCTGGGCCTGGCGCCGGCCGGCAACCTGACTGTCAATCCCCTGCTCTACACGAATCTCAACTTCGATACCGCCCAGGCCTTCGCGCCTGTCACGCTGCTGGCGACGTCGCCCAATATCCTGGTGGTGAATCCCTCGGTGCCGGCCAAGGATTTCAAATCCTTCGTCGCCTATGCCAAGACGCGGCCGGGCAAATTGAACTTCGCCTCGCCGGGCGCGGGCAGCGGCGCGCATTTGGCCGGCGAACTGCTGAATCAATCGGCCGGCCTGAGCACCATGCACATCCCCTACAACGGCATGGCGCCGGCGGTCACCGATGTGGTCGCGGGCAATGTGGACATGATGTTCGCGGGCGTGTCGACCGTGCTGCCCTTCATCCGCGGCGGCAAGCTGAACGCCCTGGCCATCGCCGGCCCGCATCGCCTGCCGCAGTTGCCCGATGTGCCGACCGTGGCCGAAAGCGGCTACCCCGGCTTCGACGTGACGTCCTGGTACGGCATCGTGGCGCCCGCCAAGACGCCGGCCGCCGTCCTGCAGAAGATCCAGCGCGATATCGCCACCGTGCTGCAGGATCCCGCCGTGCGGCAGAAGTTCGCCGACCAGGGCGTGGAGCCCGCCAGCACGAGCACGCAGGAATTCGCCGCCATGATCCAGAACGAGTCGCGCAAGTGGGCGGACATCGTGAAGACGGCGGGCATCAAGCCTATCCAGTGA
- a CDS encoding ornithine cyclodeaminase family protein: MQSIDITYLNGPDVKALNITDAEILAAVEGALRAQGLGKTVIEPRVHLVPESSDKGHFNVLRGYIEPLHVAGVKVVSDFVDNYKVGLPSEMALLNLFDPVTGKPLAIVDATAITDMRTGAVTALGARHLARQGSKVLGHIGARGTSYWNVRLLDSIFDFDEIRVHSRRPESRQAFGERLSRDLGKPVSVVDDWKSCVRDADIVVEASRLPEPTPLLKTAWIKPGALVMPYGTMSAVELSLTDIMSKVVVDDWGQCRKGLPFGALRAHVDSDRITQENLHAEIGQIVAGLKPGREREDETILFWHRGLSTTDIALGQAMLDKARRLGIGQTLKFA, from the coding sequence ATGCAGTCCATCGACATTACCTATCTGAACGGGCCCGACGTCAAAGCCCTGAACATCACGGATGCGGAGATCCTGGCCGCGGTGGAAGGCGCCTTGCGCGCCCAGGGCCTGGGCAAGACGGTGATCGAGCCGCGCGTGCACCTGGTGCCGGAGTCCTCGGACAAGGGCCACTTCAATGTGCTGCGCGGCTATATCGAGCCGCTGCATGTGGCCGGCGTCAAGGTGGTCAGCGACTTCGTCGACAACTACAAGGTGGGCCTGCCGTCGGAGATGGCGCTGCTGAACCTGTTCGACCCGGTAACCGGCAAGCCGCTGGCCATCGTGGATGCGACGGCCATCACGGACATGCGTACCGGGGCGGTGACCGCGCTGGGCGCGCGGCATCTGGCCCGCCAGGGCAGCAAGGTGCTGGGACACATCGGCGCCCGCGGGACCTCGTACTGGAATGTGCGCTTGCTGGACAGCATTTTCGATTTCGACGAGATCCGCGTGCATTCGCGCCGCCCGGAAAGCCGGCAGGCTTTCGGCGAGCGGCTGTCGCGGGATCTGGGCAAGCCCGTTTCCGTGGTGGACGACTGGAAGTCCTGCGTGCGCGACGCGGATATCGTGGTCGAGGCCTCGCGCCTGCCCGAGCCGACGCCGCTGCTGAAGACGGCATGGATCAAGCCCGGCGCGCTGGTGATGCCCTACGGGACGATGAGCGCGGTCGAATTGTCGTTGACGGACATCATGAGCAAGGTGGTGGTGGATGACTGGGGGCAGTGCCGCAAGGGACTGCCGTTCGGCGCGCTGCGCGCGCATGTGGACAGCGACCGCATTACGCAGGAGAACCTGCATGCGGAGATCGGGCAGATTGTCGCGGGGCTGAAGCCGGGCCGCGAGCGCGAGGACGAGACGATCCTGTTCTGGCATCGCGGGCTGTCGACGACGGATATCGCGCTGGGCCAGGCGATGCTGGACAAGGCACGGCGCCTGGGGATCGGACAGACCTTGAAGTTCGCTTGA
- a CDS encoding phosphate/phosphite/phosphonate ABC transporter substrate-binding protein, translating to MMQSTLIASTRMYDVAPTARAAWHALLGEAHRRAGLTVRFVEHGWPTPIAELWSRPGLCGAFMCGWPYAQALRAGREYQAVAAVVPDFPWYEGQARYRSEFLVRADAPWTGLEEALGCRYGWMVRDSQSGWNAPRRALAAYAAVRDGKLFREVKGPYGNPRGLLGALRGGEIDLTAVDGWYLDLLRVHDAGALENVRTIGVTPWTPNPLLVCRVDVEAACCERLRATLVAMHRDGDAAGLLREARVQRFVAVDAGAYDALLDDGDGAGYPDIV from the coding sequence ATGATGCAATCGACGCTGATCGCCTCGACGCGGATGTACGACGTGGCGCCGACGGCGCGGGCGGCGTGGCATGCCTTGCTGGGCGAGGCGCATCGGCGGGCGGGCCTGACGGTGCGGTTCGTGGAGCATGGGTGGCCCACGCCGATTGCGGAGCTCTGGTCGCGGCCGGGCTTGTGCGGCGCGTTCATGTGCGGATGGCCTTACGCGCAGGCTTTGCGCGCTGGGAGGGAGTACCAGGCCGTGGCGGCGGTGGTGCCGGATTTTCCTTGGTACGAGGGACAGGCGCGCTATCGCAGCGAGTTCCTGGTGCGCGCGGATGCGCCGTGGACGGGGCTGGAAGAGGCGTTGGGTTGCCGGTACGGATGGATGGTCCGGGATTCGCAGTCGGGATGGAATGCGCCGCGGCGTGCGCTTGCCGCGTATGCGGCGGTGCGGGACGGGAAGCTGTTCCGGGAGGTGAAAGGGCCTTACGGCAACCCGCGCGGGCTATTGGGCGCGTTGCGGGGCGGGGAGATCGATCTGACGGCGGTGGATGGTTGGTATCTGGATCTTTTGCGGGTGCATGACGCCGGGGCGCTGGAAAATGTGCGGACGATCGGGGTGACGCCGTGGACCCCGAATCCGCTGTTGGTGTGCAGGGTCGATGTGGAGGCGGCGTGTTGCGAGCGGCTCAGGGCGACGCTGGTGGCGATGCACCGGGATGGGGACGCGGCGGGTCTGCTGCGCGAGGCTCGCGTGCAGCGGTTCGTGGCGGTGGATGCGGGGGCTTATGATGCGCTGCTCGATGATGGGGATGGCGCTGGGTATCCGGATATCGTGTAG